From Pogoniulus pusillus isolate bPogPus1 chromosome 17, bPogPus1.pri, whole genome shotgun sequence, the proteins below share one genomic window:
- the BLOC1S6 gene encoding biogenesis of lysosome-related organelles complex 1 subunit 6, translating into MSVAERPEPKEGAAAADSPRRSPSPSAASPDEGVVEDLPLIDEKAVEQLTEGLISYYLPDLQRSKSALQELTQNQVVLLETLEQEISKFKECNSILDIDALFSEAKHYHNKLVNIRNEMMMLHEKTSKLKKRALKLQQKRQKEELEREQQRERELEREKQLTAKPAKRT; encoded by the exons ATGAGCGTCGCGGAGCGGCCTGAGCCAAAGGAGGGGGCGGCGGCCGCGGATAGCCCCAGGCGCTCGCCGA GTCCTAGTGCTGCATCACCAGATGAAGGAGTGGTAGAAGATCTCCCTTTAATAGATGAGAAAGCTGTGGAGCAGCTAACTGAGGGATTGATTTCTTATTATCTGCCTGATCTTCAGCGATCAAAATCAGCACTACAGGAACTTAC aCAGAACCAAGTGGTGTTACTAGAAACATTGGAACAAGAAATTTCAAAATTCAAAGAGTGTAACTCCATTCTTGATATTGATGCTTTG TTTTCAGAAGCTAAACACTATCACAATAAGCTAGTGAATATTAGAAATGAAATGATGATGCTCCATGAGAAGACATCAAAGTTAAAA AAAAGAGCACTAAAGCTGCAACAAAAGAGGCAAAAGGAAGAACTGGAAAGAGAACAGCAACGTGAGAGGGAACTTGAAAGAGAGAAGCAGTTAACAGCAAAACCTGCTAAGAGGACATGA